A genomic region of Fundidesulfovibrio terrae contains the following coding sequences:
- a CDS encoding PEP/pyruvate-binding domain-containing protein, which yields MPGATETGGIGMKLMERELSRVAVLDFRAFLELMANKIREILLVSSSYDAFIIEEDVTLASRIVSEYSGLNLSQPPRVTRTSSALRALELLGERKFDLVITMPHLEDMDAASFGERVKRLSPSLPVYLLAHSLRSVQAADESAALGGIDKVFIWSGNADLLLSIVKSTEDVLNVEHDTRRADVCVLILVEDSPLYYSRLLPIFYKQIVRQIQNVLECGVNEEERLLIMRTRPKILLARNFEEASALYDTYKSNLLGVISDTRFPKQGRLHAKAGVELLSRVRAEMPFLPLLLMSSETSNGHDAEAIQSEFLDKNSPRLVNDVQDFFLAHLGFGEFVFRTPDGHEAGRADRLRTLEERLAQMPEESLRHHIEKKDLANWVMMRSEIPLATAIRAIRSDMFESVREMREYLISLIHHVRKWRQKGVVARFNRKDFKQDLLSVAKIGSGSLGGKARGLAFMSSVLSEDMSLAERFPECPIQVPQTLVLATDVFEEFVERNGLRRFAGEGYADAEVARAFLRAEMPPVIVYDMEKYLEEIRYPLAVRSSSLLEDAQFQPYAGLYDTLMIPNDHSDPGERLRQLLGAIKLVYASTWYASPKAFAKSTASQAQDEAMAVAIQQVAGERHGDFYYPAMAGVALSHNYYPVSRMRPEDGIVHMVVGFGKAVVEGGISLRFSPKHPQILPQLASVEDMLANTQRDFFSLRLGGHEAHAPSEAGAHLVKRNIHDALGDYPIMACTSTYDPADNRVRDSDDTGGAKVVLFSRIIQHKLLPLPEMLSGLLALFRKKIGCDVELEFAVNLARENPRACGFYLLQVRPMATETGRFEAEITEEERQGAFLTSRLALGGGRRSDIADIVFVRPEAFDPAQTQEIAEEIGQVNAALAREGRPYLLIGPGRWGSSDRWLGIPVQWRHISAVGAMVECRGAMIKADPSQGSHFFQNITSLGIPYVTVTEGEGDVLDWRRIESLPVVAETARLKHVRAPRGLVIKIDSRRSCCVMTFGTSVGTPE from the coding sequence ATGCCCGGAGCGACCGAGACGGGCGGGATTGGCATGAAACTCATGGAGCGTGAGCTGTCGCGCGTGGCGGTGCTCGACTTCAGGGCCTTCCTGGAGTTGATGGCCAACAAGATACGGGAGATCCTGCTCGTCTCAAGCAGCTACGACGCCTTCATCATCGAGGAAGACGTGACGCTGGCGTCGCGCATCGTCTCGGAGTACAGCGGGCTCAACCTGTCCCAGCCCCCCCGGGTCACCCGAACTTCCTCCGCCCTGCGGGCGCTTGAGCTCTTAGGCGAGAGGAAGTTCGACCTGGTCATCACCATGCCCCACCTGGAGGACATGGACGCTGCGAGCTTCGGGGAGCGCGTCAAGCGCTTGAGCCCCTCCCTGCCCGTCTACCTGCTGGCTCACAGCCTGCGCTCCGTCCAAGCGGCGGACGAGAGCGCCGCCCTGGGGGGCATCGACAAGGTCTTCATCTGGTCCGGCAACGCCGACCTGCTGCTGTCCATCGTCAAGAGCACGGAGGACGTCCTCAACGTTGAGCACGACACCCGGCGCGCCGACGTCTGCGTGCTCATCCTGGTGGAGGATTCCCCGCTCTACTATTCGAGGCTTTTGCCCATCTTCTACAAGCAGATCGTCCGGCAGATACAGAACGTGCTCGAGTGCGGGGTCAACGAGGAGGAACGCCTGCTCATCATGCGCACCCGCCCCAAGATTCTGCTGGCGCGCAATTTCGAGGAGGCCTCCGCGCTCTACGACACGTACAAGTCCAACCTGCTCGGGGTCATATCGGACACGCGCTTCCCCAAGCAGGGCCGGCTGCACGCCAAGGCCGGGGTCGAACTGCTGTCCAGGGTCCGGGCGGAAATGCCCTTCCTGCCGCTTCTGCTCATGAGCTCCGAGACCTCCAACGGCCATGACGCCGAGGCCATCCAGTCGGAATTCCTGGACAAGAATTCTCCGAGACTCGTGAATGACGTGCAGGACTTTTTCCTTGCGCACCTGGGGTTCGGCGAATTCGTGTTCAGGACCCCGGACGGCCACGAGGCTGGCAGGGCCGACAGGCTGCGCACCCTGGAGGAGCGCCTGGCCCAGATGCCGGAGGAGTCCCTTCGCCACCATATCGAAAAGAAGGACTTGGCCAACTGGGTCATGATGCGCTCCGAAATCCCCCTGGCCACCGCCATCCGGGCAATCCGCAGCGACATGTTCGAAAGCGTCCGGGAAATGCGCGAGTATCTCATCTCGCTCATCCACCACGTGCGCAAATGGCGTCAGAAGGGCGTGGTTGCCAGGTTCAACCGCAAGGACTTCAAGCAGGACCTCTTAAGCGTCGCCAAGATCGGAAGCGGGTCGCTCGGCGGCAAGGCGCGGGGACTGGCCTTCATGTCCTCGGTGTTGAGCGAGGACATGAGCCTGGCCGAAAGGTTTCCGGAATGTCCCATCCAGGTGCCGCAGACCCTGGTGCTCGCAACCGACGTCTTCGAGGAGTTCGTGGAAAGAAACGGGCTGCGACGCTTCGCCGGGGAGGGATATGCCGACGCCGAGGTGGCCCGGGCGTTTTTGCGGGCGGAGATGCCCCCAGTCATCGTTTACGACATGGAGAAATACCTGGAGGAGATTCGCTATCCCCTGGCCGTGCGCTCCTCAAGCCTTTTGGAGGACGCCCAGTTCCAGCCCTACGCCGGCCTGTACGACACGCTCATGATCCCCAACGACCATTCCGACCCAGGCGAGCGGCTCAGGCAGCTCCTGGGCGCCATCAAGCTCGTCTACGCGTCGACCTGGTACGCAAGCCCGAAGGCTTTCGCTAAAAGCACCGCCAGCCAGGCCCAGGACGAGGCCATGGCCGTGGCCATCCAGCAGGTCGCGGGCGAGCGCCACGGCGATTTCTACTATCCGGCCATGGCGGGCGTGGCCCTGTCCCACAATTACTATCCCGTCTCGCGCATGCGGCCCGAGGACGGCATCGTGCACATGGTGGTCGGATTCGGCAAGGCGGTTGTCGAGGGAGGGATCTCCTTGCGGTTCTCGCCCAAGCATCCGCAAATATTGCCCCAGCTCGCCTCAGTGGAGGACATGCTCGCCAATACGCAGCGGGATTTCTTCTCCCTGCGTCTCGGCGGGCATGAAGCGCATGCGCCGTCGGAAGCCGGCGCCCACCTCGTGAAAAGGAACATCCACGACGCCCTGGGCGACTACCCCATCATGGCCTGCACCAGTACCTACGATCCGGCCGACAACCGCGTCCGGGATTCGGACGACACGGGCGGAGCGAAGGTCGTGCTTTTCTCCAGGATCATCCAGCACAAGCTCCTGCCACTGCCGGAGATGCTCTCCGGACTGCTTGCGCTCTTCCGCAAGAAGATCGGCTGTGACGTGGAGCTGGAATTCGCGGTGAACCTGGCCCGGGAGAACCCGCGCGCGTGCGGCTTCTATCTCCTCCAGGTGCGGCCCATGGCCACCGAAACCGGCCGTTTCGAGGCCGAAATCACCGAGGAGGAGCGCCAGGGCGCGTTCCTCACCTCCCGGCTGGCCCTGGGCGGCGGCAGGAGGAGCGACATAGCCGACATCGTGTTCGTCAGGCCGGAGGCCTTCGATCCCGCGCAGACGCAGGAGATCGCCGAGGAAATAGGCCAGGTGAATGCCGCGCTCGCACGCGAGGGACGGCCGTACCTGCTCATCGGGCCCGGGCGCTGGGGCTCCTCGGACCGCTGGCTGGGAATACCCGTGCAGTGGCGCCACATCTCCGCGGTGGGGGCCATGGTGGAATGCCGGGGAGCCATGATCAAGGCCGATCCCTCGCAGGGATCGCATTTTTTCCAGAACATCACCTCGCTTGGGATACCCTACGTGACCGTGACCGAAGGCGAGGGCGACGTCCTCGACTGGCGCCGGATCGAGTCCCTGCCGGTTGTGGCCGAGACCGCCCGGCTCAAGCACGTGCGGGCCCCTCGGGGATTGGTCATAAAGATCGACAGCAGGCGTTCGTGTTGCGTGATGACCTTCGGGACGTCTGTGGGGACGCCTGAATGA
- a CDS encoding NAD-dependent succinate-semialdehyde dehydrogenase — MRPDDFILWKNQCYIDGKWIPALDGEVLDVTNPASGEVLGTVPKCGTKETSLAISAAARSMAAWKLLTPAERGEYLHRLHALIRENLDELAAILTLEQGKPLAESKGEIMQGASYFPWYAGEARRAYGRLIPAPGPGRRPLTMLQPVGVTGIITPWNFPFAMIPRKAAPALAAGCSVVIKPASQTPYSALAMAALAQEAGIPAGVFNVITGDSSKIGAELTGDPRVRKLSFTGSTAVGKKLMAQCAGTVKRLSLELGGNAPFIVFDDADLDRAVDGAVISKFRNSGQTCICANRILVQKGILDAFTAKLAAKVEALRVGSGLDAGVTQGPLIDESAVKHVEALVAEAVDKGARIMVGGKRHALGGLFYEPTVLGSVTPSMRVFREEIFGPVAPIVPFSSEKEAIALANDTEVGLASYMFTNDLGRTWRVSEALEYGMVGVNEVILAMAEAPFGGIKESGMGREGGSEGILDYMDTKYVLMGGLNV, encoded by the coding sequence ATGCGACCAGACGATTTCATACTCTGGAAAAACCAGTGCTACATCGACGGCAAGTGGATTCCTGCCCTCGACGGCGAAGTGCTGGACGTGACCAACCCGGCCAGCGGCGAGGTGCTTGGTACCGTGCCCAAATGCGGCACCAAGGAGACCTCGCTGGCCATCTCGGCGGCGGCGCGGTCCATGGCCGCCTGGAAGCTGCTCACCCCGGCCGAACGGGGTGAATACCTGCATAGGCTCCATGCCCTCATCAGGGAGAATCTGGACGAGCTGGCGGCCATCCTCACCCTGGAGCAGGGCAAGCCCCTGGCCGAGTCCAAGGGCGAGATCATGCAGGGGGCGTCCTACTTCCCCTGGTACGCGGGCGAAGCCAGGCGAGCCTATGGCCGCCTCATCCCCGCACCCGGGCCCGGCAGGCGGCCCCTGACCATGCTCCAGCCCGTGGGCGTTACGGGCATCATCACCCCCTGGAACTTCCCCTTCGCCATGATCCCTCGCAAGGCCGCCCCGGCCCTTGCCGCCGGATGTTCCGTGGTGATCAAGCCCGCTTCCCAGACCCCCTACTCCGCCCTGGCCATGGCCGCCCTGGCCCAGGAAGCCGGCATCCCGGCGGGCGTGTTCAACGTCATCACCGGCGACTCGTCCAAGATCGGGGCGGAGCTCACCGGCGACCCGCGCGTGCGCAAGCTCTCCTTCACCGGGTCCACCGCCGTGGGCAAGAAGCTCATGGCCCAGTGCGCCGGGACCGTGAAGCGCCTGTCGCTGGAGCTCGGGGGCAACGCGCCCTTCATCGTGTTCGACGACGCCGACCTGGACCGCGCCGTGGACGGGGCGGTCATCTCCAAGTTCCGCAACTCCGGCCAGACCTGCATCTGCGCCAACCGCATCCTGGTGCAGAAAGGCATCCTCGACGCCTTCACCGCAAAGCTCGCCGCCAAAGTGGAGGCCCTCAGGGTGGGAAGCGGCCTGGACGCGGGCGTCACCCAGGGGCCGCTCATCGACGAATCCGCCGTGAAGCACGTGGAGGCCCTGGTGGCGGAGGCGGTGGACAAGGGCGCGCGCATCATGGTCGGCGGAAAGCGACACGCCCTGGGCGGCCTCTTCTACGAGCCCACGGTACTCGGCTCCGTGACTCCCTCCATGCGGGTCTTCCGCGAGGAGATCTTCGGCCCGGTGGCGCCCATCGTCCCCTTCTCCTCGGAAAAGGAAGCCATCGCCCTGGCCAACGACACAGAGGTGGGACTGGCCTCCTACATGTTCACCAACGACCTGGGGCGCACCTGGCGGGTGAGCGAGGCTTTGGAATACGGCATGGTGGGGGTCAACGAGGTCATCCTGGCCATGGCCGAAGCGCCCTTCGGAGGCATCAAGGAAAGCGGCATGGGCCGCGAGGGCGGAAGCGAAGGCATCCTGGACTACATGGACACCAAGTACGTGCTCATGGGGGGGCTCAACGTCTGA
- a CDS encoding alkylphosphonate utilization protein codes for MDEIKVKDSNGTLLKDGDSVTIIKDLKVKGSSVTLKRGTLIKNIRLTDNEGEIECNADKVKGLVLKTCFLKKA; via the coding sequence ATGGATGAAATCAAGGTGAAAGACAGCAACGGGACGCTCCTGAAAGACGGAGACAGCGTCACGATCATCAAGGATCTCAAAGTGAAAGGCTCATCCGTCACGCTCAAGCGCGGCACGCTCATCAAGAACATCCGCCTCACCGACAACGAGGGCGAGATCGAGTGCAACGCCGACAAGGTCAAGGGCCTAGTGCTCAAGACCTGCTTTTTGAAAAAGGCGTAA
- a CDS encoding metallophosphoesterase: MTGREPATQGDTSMHVPLNTGRIFAIGDIHGQSGELDALLARLDALDPAAGLVFMGDYIDRGGHTREVIERLLAIRRTRPDTVFLMGNHEAALLHFAATGDHESLRLLRAVGFQATLDSYGATAGFRGLDFMPEAHAEFLHELSPWHRHGSYIFFHAPMPAGAAPSQADPARLETMLGNRAIDTAGWAASGETLVFGHVPLETPLVLPGLIGIDTGAGRGGVLTALELPELRFHHA, from the coding sequence ATGACCGGCCGTGAACCCGCCACGCAAGGCGACACGTCCATGCACGTTCCGTTGAATACCGGGCGCATCTTCGCCATCGGCGACATCCACGGCCAGTCCGGCGAGCTGGACGCTCTGCTCGCGCGCCTGGACGCCCTGGACCCCGCCGCCGGGCTCGTCTTCATGGGGGACTACATCGACCGGGGCGGGCACACGCGGGAGGTGATCGAGAGGCTTCTCGCGATTCGCCGCACCCGGCCGGACACGGTGTTTCTCATGGGCAACCACGAGGCGGCCCTGCTGCATTTCGCTGCGACGGGGGATCACGAGAGCCTGCGCCTGCTGCGCGCCGTGGGATTCCAGGCCACCCTGGACAGCTACGGGGCAACGGCCGGTTTTCGGGGGCTTGACTTCATGCCGGAAGCCCATGCGGAATTCCTGCACGAACTCTCACCGTGGCATCGGCACGGGAGCTACATCTTCTTCCACGCGCCCATGCCCGCCGGGGCCGCCCCCTCGCAGGCAGACCCGGCCAGGTTGGAAACGATGCTCGGCAATCGGGCGATAGACACGGCGGGCTGGGCGGCAAGCGGCGAAACCCTGGTGTTCGGGCACGTGCCCCTCGAAACTCCGCTCGTGCTCCCAGGGCTCATCGGCATCGACACGGGGGCCGGACGGGGCGGCGTCCTCACGGCGCTGGAACTGCCGGAACTCCGCTTCCACCACGCCTGA
- a CDS encoding DVU_1551 family NTP transferase: protein MRVAALVPAAGLSSRMDGFKPLLPLRGSTVLGCVTRSLREAGVEDILAVAGHKAGEVYAEAARLQIGCVVNREYEQGMFSSILTGIAALPGGVDAVLVLPVDIPLVRPQTIRSLLDRFGDRPIAYPTFLGERGHPPLIRSDCLPFISSWKEDGGLRATLSELEKRLGADETPVADANILFDLDTPQNYREALRRVRRRGRPTPGEAQALLEIHCVNERGLAHAHAVARIALALATALNEARGWPLDMDLTQAAALLHDIAKKRKNHEAEGGRILDAAGFPDAARIVEAHRDLSIPDIAPITEREVVYLADKLVCCDSPVSVHRRFQEKLDRFGHDPEAFTAISGRRDRALAMLARVERESGLGIKAILERAGLYHPPGEPSEAGA from the coding sequence GTGCGCGTAGCGGCGCTGGTGCCCGCGGCCGGGCTCTCCTCGCGCATGGACGGCTTCAAGCCGCTCCTGCCGCTTCGCGGCTCCACGGTGCTGGGCTGTGTGACGCGCAGCCTGCGCGAGGCGGGCGTGGAAGACATCCTTGCGGTGGCCGGACACAAGGCCGGGGAGGTCTACGCCGAGGCGGCCCGGCTTCAGATCGGCTGCGTGGTCAACCGCGAGTACGAGCAGGGCATGTTCTCCTCCATCCTGACCGGGATCGCGGCCCTGCCAGGCGGCGTCGACGCCGTATTGGTGCTGCCGGTGGACATCCCCCTGGTGCGCCCCCAGACCATCCGTTCCCTCCTCGACCGGTTCGGAGACCGGCCCATCGCCTACCCCACCTTTCTCGGGGAGCGCGGCCATCCTCCGCTCATCCGGTCGGACTGCCTGCCGTTCATCTCCTCCTGGAAGGAAGACGGCGGCCTGCGCGCTACGCTTTCGGAACTGGAGAAACGCCTGGGGGCGGACGAGACGCCCGTGGCCGACGCCAACATCCTCTTCGACCTGGACACGCCGCAGAACTACCGCGAAGCCCTGCGCCGGGTGCGCCGCAGGGGCCGCCCCACCCCCGGCGAGGCCCAGGCGCTGCTCGAGATACATTGCGTGAACGAACGCGGCCTGGCTCACGCCCACGCCGTGGCCCGCATCGCCCTGGCCCTGGCCACGGCCTTGAACGAGGCGCGCGGCTGGCCCCTGGACATGGACCTGACCCAGGCGGCGGCGCTCCTGCACGACATCGCCAAGAAGCGCAAGAACCACGAGGCCGAGGGCGGGCGCATCCTGGACGCGGCGGGCTTCCCGGACGCGGCGCGCATCGTGGAGGCCCACCGGGACCTCTCAATCCCGGACATCGCCCCCATCACCGAACGCGAGGTGGTCTACCTGGCGGACAAGCTGGTCTGCTGCGACAGCCCGGTGAGCGTGCACAGGCGCTTCCAGGAAAAGCTCGACCGTTTCGGACACGACCCCGAGGCGTTCACGGCCATCAGCGGCCGGCGGGACAGGGCGCTGGCCATGCTCGCGCGCGTAGAGCGCGAATCCGGCCTTGGCATCAAGGCCATCTTGGAACGGGCCGGGCTGTATCATCCTCCGGGCGAGCCCAGCGAAGCGGGCGCATGA
- a CDS encoding CBS and ACT domain-containing protein — translation MLVGDWMLKNVTTVTEDVSMVKAGRIMQQRGVPRLPVVNPEGHLTGIVSERDIKAASPSKATSLDIYEMTNLLSEIKVRDIMTKDPLRIRPGDTVERAAAIMRDNQVGGLPVVDKEDRVVGIIADTDVFRLFTMISGVDQGGVQMAAVLPVEKGHLKQLIDDIRGQDAKIISIFSHLDQADESKRNVYIRLRTMTEAEEYRLKDYVRARHQLLYWVKD, via the coding sequence ATGCTTGTAGGCGACTGGATGCTGAAAAACGTCACCACCGTGACCGAGGACGTCTCCATGGTCAAAGCCGGGCGCATCATGCAGCAGCGCGGCGTCCCCCGCCTGCCCGTGGTGAATCCCGAGGGCCACCTCACCGGCATCGTCAGCGAGCGCGACATCAAGGCCGCCTCGCCCTCCAAGGCCACGTCGCTGGACATCTACGAGATGACGAACCTGCTCTCCGAGATCAAGGTGCGCGACATCATGACCAAGGATCCCTTGCGCATCCGGCCCGGCGACACCGTGGAGCGCGCCGCGGCCATCATGCGCGACAACCAGGTGGGGGGCCTGCCTGTTGTGGACAAGGAGGACCGCGTGGTGGGAATCATCGCCGACACGGACGTCTTCCGGCTCTTCACCATGATCAGCGGCGTGGACCAGGGCGGCGTCCAGATGGCCGCCGTGCTGCCCGTGGAGAAGGGGCACCTCAAGCAGCTCATCGACGACATCCGGGGGCAAGACGCCAAGATCATAAGCATATTCTCCCACCTGGACCAGGCCGACGAGTCCAAGCGCAACGTGTACATCCGCCTGCGCACCATGACCGAGGCCGAGGAGTATCGCCTCAAGGACTATGTACGAGCCAGGCACCAGCTGCTCTACTGGGTCAAGGATTAG
- a CDS encoding PEP/pyruvate-binding domain-containing protein, which translates to MAGFFARLMARWRESRERRKGDALRFIKARYHMFRILLADNERALEAMADVDRLLVENEQARLEARLSELCAVVLELADGLNRLTGNAYDGLYSRLDILEGSLEEALDRFRNSPRGVWLPLREVTADQREQAGGKAQPLGTLIRAGLPVPDGVVVTRRACRDYLRHARLDDRLKALARDASADGADLDALAGRARAMVEASVPSPEFTAHLAAAWEHLSQNTAHDAPLAISVRSSASGEDGGVHSFAGQYASVLNVRSFAAFIEAFKEVLASAFSARALAYRVRAGMALQAVDMAVLCQRMVDARASGVLFTADPMDPASGRMLLTAVYGLGTQAVSGRSPADVFRPSRDLLPATPDNTPVQIAGKTVREVPGHDGGLRLEDVPGSQSLEQVLSFEDVSRLRDHGLRIEALAGCPQDIEWAVDSGGTLWILQARPARLSQTVRPDTGPSGQVILEGGHGASPGKAAGQVAIARSRQDLAALAHVPGPMVLTLHQSLVDAASLVPGAAGLLVDMGNPLDHLACLSRELGIPMITGLGTATTALESGQWVLVDADRGAVCATDADLWRNASSGSARSAVTGRSAPQAPDAAASVRSLVLPLNLTDAYGPTFSILECSSLHDMVRFIHEKAVIALFEAGDAVAEEAFALVRRIKDTTGLDFLIIDMGGGLVPGRSTEIGLEAVLCEPLKALCAGMAVPGLRWGVAPPIPGVGGLMSRSLLDARSERPVGNPNYAFVARDYLNLNARVDYHFAMIDAVCGANARENSIRFRFKGGGTARIQRERRAAFVEMVMRQEEFYTNRQGDMVTAVLMEGSRESIRAKMEMLGRFLGFSRLLDAAMVDDDMPARIAQAFLEGDYQLKGLEEKGGE; encoded by the coding sequence ATGGCCGGGTTTTTCGCGAGGCTCATGGCGCGCTGGCGCGAGAGCCGGGAGCGGCGCAAGGGCGACGCCCTGCGCTTCATCAAGGCCCGCTACCACATGTTCCGCATCCTCCTGGCCGACAACGAGCGCGCCCTGGAGGCCATGGCCGACGTGGACAGGCTCCTGGTGGAAAACGAGCAGGCCCGCCTGGAGGCCCGGCTCTCCGAGCTGTGCGCCGTGGTCCTGGAGCTGGCCGACGGGTTGAACCGCCTGACCGGGAACGCCTACGACGGGCTCTATTCCCGCCTGGACATCCTGGAGGGCTCCCTGGAGGAGGCCCTGGATCGCTTCCGGAACTCGCCGCGCGGCGTCTGGCTGCCCCTGCGAGAGGTCACGGCGGACCAGCGCGAGCAGGCCGGGGGCAAAGCCCAGCCGCTTGGGACGCTCATCCGCGCGGGCCTGCCCGTGCCGGACGGCGTGGTCGTGACCCGCCGGGCCTGCCGCGACTATCTGCGCCACGCCCGCCTGGACGACCGGCTCAAGGCCCTGGCCCGCGACGCGTCCGCCGACGGCGCGGACCTGGACGCCCTGGCCGGACGGGCCAGGGCCATGGTGGAGGCGTCGGTCCCCTCGCCGGAATTCACGGCGCACCTCGCGGCCGCCTGGGAGCACCTGTCGCAGAACACGGCCCATGACGCTCCCCTGGCCATATCCGTGCGCAGCAGCGCCTCCGGCGAGGACGGCGGCGTGCACTCCTTCGCCGGGCAGTATGCCAGCGTACTGAACGTGCGGTCTTTCGCCGCCTTCATCGAGGCCTTCAAGGAGGTCCTGGCCAGCGCCTTCTCGGCCCGCGCCCTGGCCTACCGGGTGCGCGCGGGCATGGCCCTCCAGGCCGTGGACATGGCCGTCCTGTGCCAGCGCATGGTGGACGCGCGCGCCTCGGGCGTGCTCTTCACCGCCGACCCCATGGATCCGGCCTCGGGGCGCATGCTGCTCACGGCCGTGTATGGGCTCGGCACCCAGGCCGTGTCCGGGCGTTCCCCGGCGGACGTCTTCCGGCCGAGCCGCGATCTCCTTCCGGCCACTCCGGACAACACCCCGGTTCAGATCGCGGGCAAGACCGTGCGCGAGGTCCCGGGTCATGACGGCGGCCTTCGCCTGGAGGATGTCCCCGGCTCGCAGAGCCTGGAACAGGTGCTCTCCTTCGAGGACGTCTCCCGGCTGCGCGACCACGGCCTGCGCATAGAAGCCCTGGCCGGTTGCCCCCAGGACATCGAATGGGCCGTGGACTCCGGAGGAACCCTGTGGATTCTCCAGGCCCGCCCGGCCCGCCTTTCCCAGACCGTCCGCCCGGATACCGGACCGTCCGGCCAGGTCATCCTGGAGGGCGGGCACGGGGCGTCCCCGGGCAAGGCCGCCGGCCAGGTGGCCATCGCCCGCTCCCGGCAGGATCTGGCCGCCCTGGCCCACGTGCCCGGACCCATGGTGCTCACGCTGCACCAGAGCCTGGTGGACGCGGCCTCACTCGTGCCGGGTGCGGCCGGACTGCTGGTGGACATGGGCAACCCCCTGGACCACCTGGCCTGCCTGTCCCGCGAACTGGGCATCCCTATGATCACCGGCCTGGGCACGGCCACCACAGCGCTTGAGAGCGGGCAGTGGGTGCTGGTGGACGCCGACCGGGGCGCGGTATGCGCAACCGACGCCGATCTGTGGCGAAACGCCTCGTCCGGTTCAGCCCGCTCAGCCGTTACGGGCCGCTCCGCCCCGCAGGCCCCGGACGCCGCCGCCTCCGTGCGCAGCCTCGTCCTGCCGCTCAACCTTACCGACGCCTACGGCCCCACCTTCTCCATCCTCGAGTGCTCGAGCCTGCACGACATGGTGCGCTTCATCCATGAGAAGGCCGTCATCGCCCTTTTCGAGGCCGGAGACGCCGTGGCCGAGGAAGCCTTCGCCCTGGTGCGGCGCATCAAGGACACAACCGGCCTCGATTTCCTGATCATCGATATGGGCGGCGGCCTCGTGCCCGGGCGCTCCACCGAAATAGGCCTGGAGGCCGTGCTTTGCGAGCCGCTCAAGGCGCTGTGCGCGGGCATGGCCGTGCCCGGGCTGCGCTGGGGAGTCGCGCCGCCCATACCGGGGGTCGGCGGGCTCATGTCCCGCTCGCTCCTGGACGCGCGCAGCGAACGCCCCGTGGGCAACCCCAACTACGCCTTCGTGGCCCGTGACTATCTGAACCTCAATGCCCGCGTGGACTACCACTTCGCCATGATCGACGCCGTGTGCGGGGCCAACGCGCGCGAGAATTCCATCCGGTTCCGCTTCAAAGGCGGCGGCACGGCCAGAATCCAGCGCGAACGCCGGGCTGCCTTCGTGGAGATGGTCATGCGCCAGGAGGAATTCTACACCAACCGGCAGGGCGACATGGTCACGGCCGTGCTCATGGAGGGGTCCAGGGAAAGCATCAGGGCCAAGATGGAGATGCTGGGACGGTTCTTGGGCTTCAGCAGGCTCCTGGACGCGGCCATGGTGGACGACGACATGCCCGCGCGGATTGCCCAGGCGTTTCTGGAAGGGGATTATCAGCTGAAGGGGTTGGAAGAGAAGGGGGGAGAGTAA